A genomic window from Daphnia carinata strain CSIRO-1 chromosome 9, CSIRO_AGI_Dcar_HiC_V3, whole genome shotgun sequence includes:
- the LOC130688194 gene encoding RNA-binding protein asd-2-like isoform X2, whose product MESEMDLQLMLLPAVVTGDVIPATNNNDSTTNNKMVNCRDEEAEYLDRLLTEKKLVDATAGLDCTQKLINAEIERLLNGGSVKDSSVNGSCSSGAAGGSKRFCDVTKDKPIKVTVRTSVPTRDHPKFNFVGKLLGPKGNSLKRLQEETLTKMAILGRGSMRDKHKEEEYRHSHEPRYRHLNDDLHVEITAYAAPAEAHARIALALTEIRRFLVPDYNDDIRQEQLREMQMMSGGPGGGVASSGCSSNNSCGNSSQDVDNAVQQQQQQQQQQQQQQHLAAVRSVAGLTSSTSNVMTLNSPLHQHLSAMANQQQNGMAAPLQRAVAAAAAAAAVNYPPVLPLTMHPALRGLCKPSQNLSIGLTAAAGTSNLLNRYRPNAGNGAALQLANGPNGMINLNQQHLHHHHHHRYRPAATDAIGGGATSDPAAVAAVAALELYHRYNMQQQQPYGSEGSDGVASPDDRDETAESDLLASTTNGVMTADYPLMDGTGGGLKLTATGALERSRYRHEPYPRYHSTKVVT is encoded by the exons ATGGAATCGGAGATGGATCTACAGCTGATGCTGCTTCCGGCCGTTGTGACTGGTGATGTTATTCCGGCtaccaacaacaacgacagcacgaccaacaacaaaatggtGAACTGCCGAGATGAAGAAGCCGAATATCTCGATAGATTGTTGACTGAAAAAAAACTCGTCGACGCAACGGCCGGATTGGATTGCACTCAGAAACTCATCAACGCCG AGATTGAGCGGTTGCTGAACGGCGGAAGTGTTAAAGACTCTTCAGTGAACGGAAGCTGCAGCAGCGGCGCTGCTGGAGGAAGCAAGAGGTTCTGCGACGTCACCAAAGACAAACCCATCAAAGTCACCGTCCGGACTTCTGTGCCCACTCGAGACCATCCAAAA TTCAATTTCGTCGGCAAGCTGCTGGGCCCCAAAGGCAACTCCCTGAAGCGTCTACAAGAAGAGACGCTGACCAAAATGGCCATTCTCGGTCGAGGATCGATGAGAGACAAACACAAG GAAGAAGAATATCGACATTCGCACGAGCCTCGTTACAGACATCTCAACGACGATCTTCACGTTGAAATAACAGCGTACGCAGCGCCAGCCGAAGCTCACGCTCGCATCGCATTGGCATTGACGGAAATTCGACGCTTCCTCGTTCCG gactacaATGACGACATCCGACAAGAGCAACTACGTGAAATGCAAATGATGAGCGGAGGTCCCGGCGGGGGTGTTGCCAGTAGCGGATGTTCCAGTAATAACAGTTGCGGCAATTCGAGTCAAGACGTCGACAACGCcgtccaacaacaacaacaacagcaacaacaacaacaacaacaacaacatctcGCAGCTGTGCGTAGCGTCGCCGGCCTGACGTCGTCAACATCAAACGTCATGACGCTAAACAGCCCACTCCATCAACATTTATCC GCTATGGCCAATCAACAGCAAAATGGAATGGCGGCTCCATTACAGCGGGCCGTCGCAGCcgccgctgctgccgccgctgTCAATTATCCTCCCGTGCTTCCTTTGACGATGCATCCGGCCCTAAGGGGTTTATGCAAACCATCGCAAAACCTTTCCATCGGCCTGACAGCAGCCG CCGGAACGTCTAACCTACTGAATCGATACCGGCCGAACGCGGGCAATGGCGCTGCGCTGCAATTGGCCAACGGACCCAACGGGATGATTAACTTGAACCAACAGCACCtacaccatcatcatcatcatcgctaTCGTCCTGCAGCTACCG ATGCCATCGGCGGAGGTGCAACGAGCGATCCGGCGGCCGTAGCTGCAGTCGCAGCCTTGGAACTTTATCACAg ATATAAcatgcagcaacaacagccgtACGGTAGCGAAGGTTCGGACGGAGTGGCATCGCCCGACGACCGAGACGAAACGGCCGAATCCGATCTTCTGGCATCGACAACAAATG GTGTCATGACGGCCGATTATCCTCTGATGGACGGAACGGGCGGCGGGCTCAAATTGACGGCCACGGGGGCTCTAGAACGTTCCCGCTATCGCCACGAACCCTACCCTAGATACCATTCGACTAAAGTGGTCACTTGA
- the LOC130688194 gene encoding RNA-binding protein asd-2-like isoform X1 — translation MESEMDLQLMLLPAVVTGDVIPATNNNDSTTNNKMVNCRDEEAEYLDRLLTEKKLVDATAGLDCTQKLINAEIERLLNGGSVKDSSVNGSCSSGAAGGSKRFCDVTKDKPIKVTVRTSVPTRDHPKFNFVGKLLGPKGNSLKRLQEETLTKMAILGRGSMRDKHKEEEYRHSHEPRYRHLNDDLHVEITAYAAPAEAHARIALALTEIRRFLVPDYNDDIRQEQLREMQMMSGGPGGGVASSGCSSNNSCGNSSQDVDNAVQQQQQQQQQQQQQQHLAAVRSVAGLTSSTSNVMTLNSPLHQHLSAMANQQQNGMAAPLQRAVAAAAAAAAVNYPPVLPLTMHPALRGLCKPSQNLSIGLTAAAGTSNLLNRYRPNAGNGAALQLANGPNGMINLNQQHLHHHHHHRYRPAATGLASHRPSGYKDNNNDNIYADAIGGGATSDPAAVAAVAALELYHRYNMQQQQPYGSEGSDGVASPDDRDETAESDLLASTTNGVMTADYPLMDGTGGGLKLTATGALERSRYRHEPYPRYHSTKVVT, via the exons ATGGAATCGGAGATGGATCTACAGCTGATGCTGCTTCCGGCCGTTGTGACTGGTGATGTTATTCCGGCtaccaacaacaacgacagcacgaccaacaacaaaatggtGAACTGCCGAGATGAAGAAGCCGAATATCTCGATAGATTGTTGACTGAAAAAAAACTCGTCGACGCAACGGCCGGATTGGATTGCACTCAGAAACTCATCAACGCCG AGATTGAGCGGTTGCTGAACGGCGGAAGTGTTAAAGACTCTTCAGTGAACGGAAGCTGCAGCAGCGGCGCTGCTGGAGGAAGCAAGAGGTTCTGCGACGTCACCAAAGACAAACCCATCAAAGTCACCGTCCGGACTTCTGTGCCCACTCGAGACCATCCAAAA TTCAATTTCGTCGGCAAGCTGCTGGGCCCCAAAGGCAACTCCCTGAAGCGTCTACAAGAAGAGACGCTGACCAAAATGGCCATTCTCGGTCGAGGATCGATGAGAGACAAACACAAG GAAGAAGAATATCGACATTCGCACGAGCCTCGTTACAGACATCTCAACGACGATCTTCACGTTGAAATAACAGCGTACGCAGCGCCAGCCGAAGCTCACGCTCGCATCGCATTGGCATTGACGGAAATTCGACGCTTCCTCGTTCCG gactacaATGACGACATCCGACAAGAGCAACTACGTGAAATGCAAATGATGAGCGGAGGTCCCGGCGGGGGTGTTGCCAGTAGCGGATGTTCCAGTAATAACAGTTGCGGCAATTCGAGTCAAGACGTCGACAACGCcgtccaacaacaacaacaacagcaacaacaacaacaacaacaacaacatctcGCAGCTGTGCGTAGCGTCGCCGGCCTGACGTCGTCAACATCAAACGTCATGACGCTAAACAGCCCACTCCATCAACATTTATCC GCTATGGCCAATCAACAGCAAAATGGAATGGCGGCTCCATTACAGCGGGCCGTCGCAGCcgccgctgctgccgccgctgTCAATTATCCTCCCGTGCTTCCTTTGACGATGCATCCGGCCCTAAGGGGTTTATGCAAACCATCGCAAAACCTTTCCATCGGCCTGACAGCAGCCG CCGGAACGTCTAACCTACTGAATCGATACCGGCCGAACGCGGGCAATGGCGCTGCGCTGCAATTGGCCAACGGACCCAACGGGATGATTAACTTGAACCAACAGCACCtacaccatcatcatcatcatcgctaTCGTCCTGCAGCTACCGGTTTGGCCAGCCATCGTCCATCCGGATACAAGGATAATAATAACGATAACATTTACGCAGATGCCATCGGCGGAGGTGCAACGAGCGATCCGGCGGCCGTAGCTGCAGTCGCAGCCTTGGAACTTTATCACAg ATATAAcatgcagcaacaacagccgtACGGTAGCGAAGGTTCGGACGGAGTGGCATCGCCCGACGACCGAGACGAAACGGCCGAATCCGATCTTCTGGCATCGACAACAAATG GTGTCATGACGGCCGATTATCCTCTGATGGACGGAACGGGCGGCGGGCTCAAATTGACGGCCACGGGGGCTCTAGAACGTTCCCGCTATCGCCACGAACCCTACCCTAGATACCATTCGACTAAAGTGGTCACTTGA